The genomic DNA ACGGAGGAATCAGAAAACATGCTGAGTGCCATTATAGCCCTTGCCGCTCTGGCTCTCGTTGCGAGTTTTGGTCTCGCGATCGCCGCCAGGATATTTGCCGTCGAGACAGATCCGAGGATCGAACTCGTGGAAGACGCACTTCCAGGCGCGAACTGCGGAGCCTGTGGATTTCCGGGCTGCAGTGGCCTGGCCAAAGCGATTGTCGAGGAAAAAGCTGGTGTTGCCGATTGTCCCGTCGGGGGAGGAGGCACCGCAACTGCCGTTGCCGAGATCATGGGACTGTCCTTCTCCGGTGGTGGAGAGAAGATGGTCGCTATGATCAACTGCAAGGGTGACGATGAGGTAGCTTTGAAGAGATTTCATTATAATGGCGTAGCTGATTGCACTTCGGCAGCATTGATCTTTGGTGGCGACAAGAGTTGTTCTTACGGCTGTCTGGGCCTCGGCACATGTGCCGGTGCCTGTCCGTTCGGAGCTATCGAGATGCTTCCGAGTGGTCTTGCCCTGGTCGATCCTGAGAAATGTACGGGATGTACGAAGTGTGTGGACTCCTGCCCGAAGGGGATCATCAAGATGGTCCCGGCGAGCAGGACGGTGCACATCCTGTGCAGTTCACACGATAAGGGCGGGGTGGCTCGAAAGGCATGCAA from Candidatus Latescibacterota bacterium includes the following:
- a CDS encoding RnfABCDGE type electron transport complex subunit B, which gives rise to MLSAIIALAALALVASFGLAIAARIFAVETDPRIELVEDALPGANCGACGFPGCSGLAKAIVEEKAGVADCPVGGGGTATAVAEIMGLSFSGGGEKMVAMINCKGDDEVALKRFHYNGVADCTSAALIFGGDKSCSYGCLGLGTCAGACPFGAIEMLPSGLALVDPEKCTGCTKCVDSCPKGIIKMVPASRTVHILCSSHDKGGVARKACKTACIGCQKCVKAVPEGAIVMDNFLAVINYEMEIPEEVAGECPMNTIVVSRQGGMAPPGQEMQTAAGGDA